AATGGCTGCTATTGAGTGTCAATAGCCGGTGATAGGAGAGTCTTTACACGAAATGATGAGAAAATGGAGTGGGCTCGCATAACGAAGGGTAAACTTTTAATTGATAATTCTCAATGTTTGGAATTATCAACTTTTGGGGTGAACTTTTTATTTAGTTCGTAGGTAAAACTTGTCACCATAGGAATTTCAAGATAATTTATCTCCCGATAGCCACAAAAAGATAAACTATCAGTATCTAGAATAGTATAGCTACTTTGATTTTTTTAACTTCAATAACTCAGCAGGCTTATAAATCTTTTTGCGATAAACCGAAATATCTCGTGGGGCATTAATTCCCATTTTGACATAGTTTTCTGCAACCTCTAACACTTTAACTTCAATATCATCGGCAACACTAATTACTTCATTTACTTTTTTTGTTATAATTATCATGAGCATTCTCTCAAAAAAGAATACTGTATTATCAAATACAAGTTATTAATTTTTATTCAAGGTTCTTAGTTTATCTTTTATGCATGCATTTTCTTATGGTAAATGCCGCATCTTCAATTTCTTTTACGAAGGAACTTAATTTCCAATTTATACCAGATAATATTATTAAGCAGCTTTCTATGCGACTTCATCAACATTCACTGCAATCTCACAAGCGTTATTAAAAGCAGACCTAGCTAACTTTCGATTACTAAATCGCCTAAGCATCAACTCAATAGAATCAATTTCAATTTGCTGAGGAAATTTATTACCGATCATTTCTAGTATTTGTATAGCCAAACAAACTCTGTATATTGTTTTACTCATTTTTTGAGGCTTTGGATTGCGTTCAAGCAAATGCAAAAAAAGTTGCATCAAGACATCATCTTTCAAGAAATATGAATTAAATTGGATACCAATCATGCTTTGTTCCTTAATTCCTCCCAGGAAAATTATGTATTGTTAAAAAGTTCATTCAGCCACTGATAAGATGGAGTGTCTTCAAAAATAGAAAAATCGCCTTGATCAATCAATTGATGCGCCATATTTTGAATAAAGGCTGCTGTTGCCCTGCAAGGTGTCGAACCAACACTAATCCTAGAGACGCCTGCTGTCGCTAGATCAGCAGCGGATTTAACCCAAGCACCACCTAAAATATTTACTGGCAAGCTTACGGCTCGCACCAAGCGCGAAATTTCAAATAAATTAGTCAACCCAGGTATAAACAGACCATCTGCGCCACAATTTTGATAGGCGAGCAAACGGCGTAAGGCTGTTTCAGAGGATATTTTTTCTGGCAAAGGATTTAACCAATAAACATCGGTTCGTGCATTAATAAAAAGTGGGTAATTACAATTCTCACAAGTCGATTTAATTGCAGAAATTTTTTTACATTGCTCAGACATATCTTCTAGTTTAATAGAAGGATCAAAAATAGTGTCTTCAATGTTAATTCCTGCTCCGCCCATATCTATCACTTTTTTTACTGTATCGCAGATACTGAGTAAATCAAAACCGTAGCCAGCTTCTATATCAACAGTTACTGGCACATCGACAGCATTTACAATTTGTTCTGTAATGGATAAGAACATTTCTTTCGGTACTTTTTGTCCGTCAGACAACCCTAACGATGCAGCAATCCCTGCACTAGTGGTGCCAATAGCTTTTGCACCTGCTTGAGCAAATAGCTTCGCACTCAAGACATCCCACGCATTTGGTAGAATTAAAGGATTTTTCCCATAATGCAATTGAGTAAATATTTCAGCTTTATTTAACTGCTTTAAGTTAGTCATGTATCATTTCTCAAGTATATTGCGATATACTATGTCTGTGTTCTCAGGAAAGTTTTTTGTAAACCCATAATCAGTAACAGCAAAATATCGCAGATTTACGCTTCCAGTATTTAATGTCTGATGAGTAATCCAGCGGGGAATAAAAACAATATCACCGGGTTTCACATGAACAGTATTTTCACCAATAATGACATTGCCACAACCTTCTAAAATAAGAAATAAGGTTTCATGCGCATGGTTATGCTGCTCATTAGTATGCCCGGATGGAATTTCTACCAATCTGGGGTCTAGGACATAGGACGGGAAGGGAATTCTCTCTACAAAGAAATTAATTTTCCCTTCCTTTTGTTGATTTTTGTATAATAAATTTCCAGAAAA
This genomic interval from Patescibacteria group bacterium contains the following:
- a CDS encoding carbon storage regulator; its protein translation is MIIITKKVNEVISVADDIEVKVLEVAENYVKMGINAPRDISVYRKKIYKPAELLKLKKSK
- a CDS encoding isocitrate lyase/phosphoenolpyruvate mutase family protein, which encodes MTNLKQLNKAEIFTQLHYGKNPLILPNAWDVLSAKLFAQAGAKAIGTTSAGIAASLGLSDGQKVPKEMFLSITEQIVNAVDVPVTVDIEAGYGFDLLSICDTVKKVIDMGGAGINIEDTIFDPSIKLEDMSEQCKKISAIKSTCENCNYPLFINARTDVYWLNPLPEKISSETALRRLLAYQNCGADGLFIPGLTNLFEISRLVRAVSLPVNILGGAWVKSAADLATAGVSRISVGSTPCRATAAFIQNMAHQLIDQGDFSIFEDTPSYQWLNELFNNT